One region of Oncorhynchus mykiss isolate Arlee chromosome 8, USDA_OmykA_1.1, whole genome shotgun sequence genomic DNA includes:
- the LOC110530778 gene encoding eukaryotic translation initiation factor 5A-1, protein MADTDLDFTTGESGASATIPMQCSALRKNGYVVLKGRPCKIVKMSTSKTGKHGHAKVNMVGIDIFTNKKYEDMCPSTHNMDVPHIKRNEFQLLNITDGFMSLMGDNGDVREDLRVPDSDLGKEIEQKFAASEDILVSVLSAMGEECAVAIKQMTGGK, encoded by the coding sequence ATGGCAGACACTGATCTTGACTTCACCACCGGAGAGTCTGGCGCCTCCGCCACCATTCCTATGCAGTGCTCTGCCCTGCGAAAGAACGGCTATGTGGTGTTGAAGGGACGCCCTTGCAAGATCGTGAAAATGTCCACCTCCAAGACAGGAAAGCATGGACACGCCAAGGTTAACATGGTGGGCATTGACATCTTCACCAACAAGAAGTATGAGGACATGTGCCCCTCCACCCACAACATGGACGTGCCCCACATCAAGAGGAATGAGTTCCAGCTGTTGAACATCACTGATGGGTTCATGTCCCTCATGGGTGACAATGGAGACGTGAGGGAGGACCTGCGCGTGCCTGATTCAGACCTGGGCAAGGAGATCGAGCAGAAGTTTGCCGCTTCAGAGGATATCCTGGTCTCTGTGCTGTCTGCTATGGGGGAGGAGTGTGCTGTGGCCATTAAGCAGATGACCGGTGGCAAATAG